A segment of the Candidatus Kapaibacterium sp. genome:
CTGCTTTAATGCAATGCGATGCAGCGTTAGTGTCTCTCGGGAGCAAGAAGAATGCTTTAACTTTCTGTATTCTCTCTTGTAAGTCACGCTTGACATAAACAGTAAGCTGTTTGTCTTTTTCAATCTGTACGGGCTGATTGCTCATTTTGTAATCCTTTATATTTGTTAAAAAAACCGTGTTATTCATTTTGTTCAGGCTAAGCGTATTGTGTAATTTCTACATATTTAATTTGTTTCTAATATTTACAGTACAAATGTAAATAAAGTTTTCGAGACATGCAAGAAATATTTCGATTATTTCGAGAAATTTTTATAAATTTTTATTTTTATCGATGAAAAACCTACAACCATCAGAAAGACTTGAATTGTTTTTGAAGCAGAAGGGCTGGTCGTATGACCATTTTGCCAACATAATCAATGTTTCAAAAAGTGGTTCCGACAAATATGTTGGAAGCGGAAAAAAAAGCACTTATTCAGCAAAGATATTACCAAAACTTTCGATGGCTGACCTAAATATTTCGTGGTATCTTACTGGTGAGGGTGAAATGTTGTTATCTTCAACCAAAAAAGGCGAAACAGAAATCATTCAAAACATAAAATTACCCGATTTGAAAAATATGACCACCAACGAAATACGTGAGTTACTCAAGTGGTTCGACGAGAATCACGACAAATTGAAATCTATTGTAAGTGCATTAGATAAATAATCACATTTTTATTAAATATTTTTAGGAGCCTCTCATGAAAAAGTCTTTACTCATCGTAGCTTTAACAGTATTTTTTGTTTTTACTGCATGCACCCCTGTGATTTATCGGAATATGGCAGATTGTGATAAATCTGATGTTGATGTTTTCAAAGATATTACAACCATACTCATGCAAGAAGAATTCACGATCAAAAACGCTAACGAAAATATTGGTTTTCTTGTTGCAGAACGAGAAACTGCACCTTTGTATGCCGGCGGTTACGGTTCAAAAATAGTCTGGGAGTTTAATGTCCGCAACGGAAAAATTATGGGAACATACAAAACATTTCTCTATGAATCCAATCTTTCCGGAGGCATTAAAGAAACAATGCAACCAACCTATGGTAGCGATAAAACAGGCAAAGGCGAAGTTACTTATTGGAATGTCCGCAATTCTATCGAGCGAGTCTGTAACTCAAAAATCGTTGTTATGGAAGTCAAATAATCTTCTTTTTATTAATTATTTTTAGGAGTCTTTAATGAAAACTGTTTACACCTTAGTAGCACTCGTTGCTGTTTCTATTTTATTTGTCTCTTGCAGTAAATCTACCAAAGACGAGATATACGATTTGGCAGTCAAAGAAGTAAAAAAGAATTTGTTGTCACCTAGTAGTGCCAAGTTTGAAAAGCTGGAAGAAGGTGATTTTGAACTTCTTGATTCAGCCGGCACTGAATATGGCTTCAGTTTTCTTGGTCTTAAAGCAAAAGATGAAAACGGCGATGAATTAGTACTCTCAGAGGAGGCTAAGCAGAATCCCACCTACTCTTTGGCAGTAGTTAACCTGAGATATGAATCTAAGAACGCTTTGGGAGTAATGATAGCAAACCGCAGGCAGATGGCGTTTATGAAGTATCATTTTTCAGATGGTCAAAAATCAAATTGGCATTATGTAGAAATACCGAAATAACACCTGCCACTCCAAGGGTACGGTAAATCATCGTACCCTTTTTGGGGGGTGTCGTGTTTCACGACATCCCCATAAACAGAGGCTTTCAAAGCTACTATCGGTATTACCGATAGTAGGTCGAACTAAACAAAATTTGCAGAAATGAGTGAAAAAATTAAATACGCTTAACCCGTTTATCAAAGGAGCAATAAAATGCAATTAGTAGTTTTTAAATATCAAAACACGGAAGAGAATATGCTAAATGAAATTAAAACCGTCGAGATTAACGATGAAATATGGTTTGTTGCAACAGATGTTTGCAAAGCTTTAGAAATTGTCAACGTTCCCGATGCAGTAAGCCGTCTTGATGATGACGAAAAGCTACTATCGGTAGTACCGATAGCAGGTCAAGAACACAGAGTGACACTGATTAGCGAGAGTGGGCTTTATAACTTGATATTCAAAAGTAGGAAATCATCCGCCCAACAATTCCGAAAATGGATTACAAAAGAAGTGATTCCATCTATCCGGAAAAAAGGATATTACGGCAAAATTGACAGGTCTCAGTTGCCGAATTTCATTACCAGATACAAGGACAATTACCACAAACTTCCAGCTAACTATTTTTCTGTTATCAGCGAAATGTTTGCAAGGCTCTATATTGAATTTGAAAAAATTGGTTATCAAATTCCTGATAGAGGTCAGGACGGCAAGCAAATGATGCCCGACATATCCGTTGGGCGAGGATTCGCTAAATACCTTCGTGACATAGAATCAGAATTTTACGACCAACACAAAACTTACAACCATACTTTCCCTGACGGCAAAGAAGTTGACGCCAATATGTATCATATTGATGCAATCCCTGTATTCATCAGATATATTCATGAAAAGTGGATCCCCGAAAATGCTTTAAACTATTTTAAATACAGAGACCCTTTGGCACTTGAATACTTGCCTAAATTGTTAAAAGAATAAAAATATACGCTTAACCGATTTTCAAAGAACATAGACATTATTTTCATTGTTGTTATAATATCTACTGCGAATATATGATATATTTCATATATACGCAAATAAAATATGCAAATTTTCATATTTATTTTTTAAAATTATGCTTGATACACCACAAAAACGGCTGAAATGGTTCATAGATACTCGATTTGAGAGGCAAAATAAATTTGCTGAAAAAATGGAGATGTCAACCGGAGACGTGCCAAAATATACCAAACCGGGTGGAAGTGTTCTTTCATCACCCGAAAAAGTCAAGAAATTACTTGACATGGGATTAAATCTTAACTGGTATTTTACCGGAGTAGGTGATTCGTTACTTAATCCTGATTCCGAAGCAGAAATCCCCTCAAACGATGCTGATTTGCAACAGCAAATTAACTCGCTCCGGAGAACCGTAAATGATTTGAAAGAGTTCGTCCAGGAAGCCAAAGCTCCACCTGCCGAAATCAATCTGATCGGAACCTGCTTAAGCAAAGAAAAAGCAAATGAACGGCTAAAAGAGTTCATTAAGGAATATTATAACAACAACATTGCCTCAATTGCTCGCGTGATGGACGTTGCAAGGCAATCAATATCCTTATATCTTAACAAAGATGCCTCGATTGGGAACAAATTCTTGGAAAGAATAGAGCAGGCAGGAGCAAATCCACTATGGATTGAGTACGGAATTGGACCGATGAGAAATGAAATGGACATTGAACAACTCAAACAAACTCCTAAAGCGGAAGAAGCCGAAATAAGCACTTCAGATTGGTCATCTGTTAAAAATCTTGAATCATTATCAAAACAACAATTGATTGAACTATCCGAAAACATTAACAAATTAGTAATAACACATGATGAACATTAACAAAGATTACGAATTAGTAGAAAATAATCCTACAAAAATTGCTTCCGTTGTCAGCTGTCCAAGCTGTGGTGATGGAACACCATTTTTTGACGGCACCGAAGACGAATATGTCCCCTCAGACTTTATAAAAAGCCTCAAAAAGCCTTATATTGTGAAAATCCATGGCGATTCCATGTCTCCAACACTCATAAAAGGAGACAAACTTATTATAGATGTAGATGTTCCTGTTTTACACAACGATATTTGCGCCGTTTTGCATAACTCTGCTTTCCATGTTAAACGATTTTACCGGAATAATTTCAGCGTGTACCTCAAAAGTGATAACGAAGCTTACGACCCCATCAAAATTGCAGCAGATGATGAGCTGCATATACTTGGAAAAGCAGTTTCACTAATGCGTGAATTTTAAAATTATGCCCAGATATGTCAAGCCTTCTGAAAATCGGTGGTTGCATCCTACTTATCGCAAAGCATACTGCTTTAATCGAAATGGTTATGTGCATACCTGTGTAAATTCGCATAGACAAGCGACGAGTATCGAATGGCTTCCCAAAAACAAAAGAGCCGCAATGGAAATCTTGCGGACACGAATAGATAGATGGTTTTATCCGACAGCTGATGTAAGCGATACAAACAATGTCAGCGAATTAACCAT
Coding sequences within it:
- a CDS encoding Bro-N domain-containing protein, which translates into the protein MQLVVFKYQNTEENMLNEIKTVEINDEIWFVATDVCKALEIVNVPDAVSRLDDDEKLLSVVPIAGQEHRVTLISESGLYNLIFKSRKSSAQQFRKWITKEVIPSIRKKGYYGKIDRSQLPNFITRYKDNYHKLPANYFSVISEMFARLYIEFEKIGYQIPDRGQDGKQMMPDISVGRGFAKYLRDIESEFYDQHKTYNHTFPDGKEVDANMYHIDAIPVFIRYIHEKWIPENALNYFKYRDPLALEYLPKLLKE
- a CDS encoding S24 family peptidase — encoded protein: MMNINKDYELVENNPTKIASVVSCPSCGDGTPFFDGTEDEYVPSDFIKSLKKPYIVKIHGDSMSPTLIKGDKLIIDVDVPVLHNDICAVLHNSAFHVKRFYRNNFSVYLKSDNEAYDPIKIAADDELHILGKAVSLMREF